The sequence below is a genomic window from Actinokineospora baliensis.
GGAAAGCCGGACCTTGGCCGGTGGGCAGCCGCACGCCGGTGAGGTCGATCATCAGGGGGCTGGAGCGGCGCTTGTGCCGAGCCGCGTACCCGCCGAGTTTCACCGCGGCCACCGCCACGCCCACAGCCAAGACCACCAGCCCGATCCAACCGACCAGCAGCAACCCAACTCCCGCGACCACCAGCACGCCAGCACCGACCAGCCACGGCACGAGCGGGCGGCGCCAGGCGTCCTGGTCGACCTCCGCGATGAACAGCTCCCCGACTCCCGGTGGCACCAGGTCCTCCTCCCTCGCCCTGCCGCGGACCCTACTGGGGTGATCCTCGGCGATTCGGGGGAAATGACCACCGTCACGATCGGCCATCCGGGCAGAAGATCACTTCGGTTGCCGCTCCCGGGCGTACCGTGTCCGGCATGCACGGGTTCCGCACCTCGTTCGAAGCGGCCGATCCGGTCCCCACCTGGACCGATACCGCCGAACTCGGTGCCACCGCCGCCGTCGTCCTGCGCACCCGGGTCGGCCCGGGACCCACCACGGCCCCCGCCGCCAAGCCGGGTGTCGGCTTCACCGGCTTGCGCGCGCTGCGTTACGAAGGAGAGGCGCCGTCACCCGGTGAAGCGGTGAACCGGCTGTTCTGGTCCGACCAGGAGGTCACCGAGGGCGACGAACTGTCCTATGTGGTGTTTCCCGACTTCGACCAGCATTACCTGGCCACGTACGTCTCCCTCGATCTGGTGTTCACCGACGGCACGCGGTTGTCCGAGCTCGGCGCCGTCGACCAGCTCGGCTACCCGATCACCGCGCGGGCGCAGGGCGAGTCCAACGCGCTGTTCCCCGACCAGTGGAACCACCGCGCGATCAGCCTCGACCGCGCCAAGAACAAGACCATCGCCCGAGTGCTGCTCGCCGTCGACATCCCGCAGGGGCCGGCGTCGTTCGGCGGTTGGATCGATGACCTCGCTATAGGCCCCGCCCGCGCGAGAGAGACCAGCCCGGTTGAGCGGATCGTCACCACTAGAGGCACGCATTCCACCGGCTCGTTCTCGCGCGGCAACACCATCCCCGCGACAGCCGTCCCACACGGGTTCAACTTCTGGATCCCGGTGACGAACGCGGCCGTGACGAACTGGTCATACGAGTACCACCGGGGCAACACGGCGACGAACCGGCCCGCGCTGCAGGCCATCGGCCTAAGCCACATGCCGAGCCCGTGGATGGGTGACCGCCACACGTTCCACTTCATGCCTACGACCGGTACCTCTGTCGGCAGGCGGGCGCGCGCCCTGACCTTTGACCACACCCGCGAGCACGCACACCCGTACCACTACGCCATCGACTTCGACCATGGCGTGCGAGCAGAGGTAGCACCCGCTGATCACGCTGCTGTGCTGCGGTTCTCGTACCCACCGGGTCCGGCGCACCTAGTGCTGGACAACGTCGGCCTAGGCGGCAGGGTCGACGTAGAGGGCGACACCATCACCGGCTACACAGATGTCCGTAGTGGACTATCAGTGGGCGCGGGCCGCATGTACATCCACGCCCGAGTCGACCAGCCGATCGCGCGCGCCGATCACCGGTGGCGCGGGCTGGCGCGGCAGCGGACGATGCTGCTGCGGTTCGCCGAGGGCACCCGGCAGGTGACCATGCGGGTCGCGACCTCGCTGATCAGCCCCGAGCAGGCGCGCCGCAACCTCGACGAGCGCGACTTCGACGAGGTCCGCGACGACGCCAAGGCGCGGTGGGCGGCGATCACCGACCGGATCGAGGTCGAGGGCGCCACCGATGACCAGCTCACGACCCTCTACTCGTGCCTGTACCGGTTGTTCCTCTACCCCAACTCCGGGTTCGAACCAACCGAGTCCGGCCCGCGCTATGCGAGCCCAGTGACCCCGCCTTCGGTGAAGGACGGGAAGGTCTACGTCAACAACGGCTTCTGGGACACCTATCGCACCTGTTGGCCCGCCTACGCACTGCTCGACCCAGCCCGGTGTCGTGAGCTCGTGGACGGTTTCGTGCAGCAGTACCGCGATGGTGGCTGGGTGTCGCGGTGGTCCTCCCCCGGCTACGCGAACCTGATGACCGGCACCAGCTCCGACGTGGCCTTCGCCGATGCCCACCTTAAAGGCGTGCCGGGGCTCCAAGAGGCCTACGACGCTGCGCTGCGCAACGCCACTGTTGTCGCGCCGGATGAGAGCGTCGGGCGTAAGGGGCTCGATCGGTCACAGTTCCTGCACTACACGCCTATAGGCGTCAACGAGGGTATGTCGTGGGCACTAGAAGGCTGCGTGAACGACTTCGGCATCGCGAACATGGCAAAGGCGCTCGGAGACGCCGCCAACCACGCGTACTTCCTCGACCGCGCTCGCCACTACGTGCACCACTTCGACCCCGCCGTGGGGTTCTTCCAAGGCCGCGACAAGACGTGGCGATGGCCCGCGGGCAAGTACGACCCCCGGGTGTGGGGCTACGACTACACGGAGACCAACGGGTGGACCGCCGCGTTCGCCGTCCCCCACGACCCGATCGGCCTGGCCGCACTGCACGGCGGGCCCGCCGCGTTGGCAGACCTGCTAGACGAGTACTTCGCGACACCGGAGACGGCGGCGTTCCCGGGCTCTTACGGCCGCGCGATCCATGAGATGACTGAGGCAAGAGACGTGCGGCTGGGGCAGTACGGGCACAGCAATCAGCCCGCCCACCACATCCCGTACCTCTACACGCAACTCGGCCGCCCTTGGCGCACGCAGGAGATCGTGCGGGACGTCTTGGCCCGGCTCTACCAGGGCAGCGAGATCGGCCAGGGCTACTGCGGCGACGAGGACAACGGCGAGATGTCCGCCTGGTACCTCTTCAGCGCGCTGGGCCTCTATCCGCTGCGCGTCGGATCGCCCCACTATGCGATCGGCTCCCCCTTGTTCAGTCGCGCCGTAGTGCACCTCGATGGCGGAGACCTGGAGGTGATCGCGCAAGGCAATAGCCACGACAACGTCTACGTGCAGAAGCTGCTGGTCAATGGCGAGCCGCACGACCACGCCTGGATCGAGCACGACGTCATTGCGGCCGGGGCGCGGTTGGAGTTCACGATGGGGCCGACCCCGTCGCTGTGGGGCGCTGAGCGGCTTCCTGAGTCGCTGGGGACCGGTATCCCACTCCGGGACCTCACTGCGGGCATGCCAGGCCCGCTGTTCGACGATACGGCCCGTACGGAGACCACTGTGGACGCGCCGGTGACGGTCGCCGCGGCGGGCAGGGTCGTGCTCTACACGCTGACCTCGGCGTCGAGCGGCCCGGACCCGACAGGATGGGTGCTGCAGGGGTCGCAGGACGGCCGGGAATGGCGCGACCTGGACCGGCAGGTCGAGCAGGTTTTCCGGTGGCGGCTGCAGACTCGCCCCTTCCAGGTCACAACACCCGAACACCACCGGCATTACCGTCTCGTTCTCGACGGTCCTACCCGACTCGCCCAGATCCAGCTGCTGGCCGACCACGAGGAGGACCCCGGCACGAGCTGAGGTGGCCGCATGCTGGGCGTGGAGGCAGTGAGCAAGCGCTACGGCGGTGGCAACTGGGTGCTGCGCGAGGTGGACCTGACGGTCGAACCCGGGGCTGTCGTGGCGGTCGTGGGTGGCAACGGTTCGGGTAAGTCGACGCTGCTGCGGCTCATGGTCGGGGTGTCGCGGCCGACGCTCGGGCAGGTGACGGGCCGCCCGGACGTGGTCGGTTATGTCCCTGAGCGGTTCCCGCCGAACGAGCGGCTGTCGGCGTTGGCGTATCTAGGGCACCTGGGTCGGATCCGCGGGATGACCGGCGCGGCCGCCTCTGAGCGAGCCGAGGAGCTGCTCGAGCGGCTGGACCTACAGGGCGGGTTCGACTCGCAGCTGCGGACGCTGTCTAAGGGCAACGCGCAGAAGGTGGCGTTGGCGCAGGCGCTGATGGTGCAGCCGGGCCTCTTAGTCCTAGACGAGCCGTGGTCGGGTCTGGACGTCGACGCACATGGCGTGTTGGCCACCATCATCGCCGAGGTCGCGGCGGCGGGCGGGGCCGTAGTGTTCACCGACCATAGAGAGTCCGTGACGAGAGCCAACGCGACCCGGATCCATCGCATCCACGACGGCAGGATCGCCGCAGCGACCGCCCCGGAGCGCGCGATCGTCGAAGTGGCCCTCTCGCGGCCGGACTCAGAGGCCGAGGACCCCGGCTGGGAGGACCTCGATGGCGTAGTCACCGCTGTCACCCACCAAGGGCAGCTGTTCGTCCGCGTAGACCGCACCCACTCCGACGCCCTCCTGACCGTCGCACTACGCCACGGCTGGTCCATCGACAGCCTCACCCCGGAGAAGGCGGCGTCATGATCGCTCTTATCCGCTACTCCCTGGCCACCACCGTGCATGCGCAGCGCTACCTAGCTCCGGTCCTGCTGTTCTGCGCGGGTGTAGGAATCTCATCCGGCAGCGACTCCGGCCCACTACCCGGCGTCTACGCGCTCAACGCCGGCATCTCACTGGTCTGCGTCACCTGGCTGACCATCGCCGTAATCAGCGTCGAGGACCCCGTGCACCGCGCGATCACCGTGGTGGCCGCCCGCAGCTCAATCCGAGTCCTGGCCGCGACGGTGCTCGTGAGTGCGCTCATCGCTCTGGGCCTGACCATCATCGGCCTCGGCATGCCCCTCCTGCTCCAACCGAGACCGGTGTCGGCCGCCGACCTCCCGGCTGGCGCCTTGGCCCACCTGCTCTGCGGATCCATCGGCATAGCGATCGGCATGGTCTGCTCCCGCCTGGTCTTCCGACGGCAGGGCTACGCGCTCCTGGTGGCCCTCGCACTCGTGACCACCGCGTTGCTGACCACAGGCTCCCCACCCAACACCCTCTTCAAGCGAATGGCCAACACCAACCACGCGGCCGACGCGCTACCGCTCGCAGCAGGCTTGCTGCCGATCGGCTTGGCGGTCCTGGCGTTGGCCGCGGTCATCACCCACGTCGTGTCGGTTCGACGAGACTGAGCCTCAGGAGAACGCGCCCAGGGCCGTGGGCAACGGGACGTCGTCGTGCGAGCGCAGCCACTGGCTGAAGGCGGGTGATTCGGCGGCGTGCCGGAGGTAGGCGTTCGTCGTTTCCTGGTAGACCGCGTCGACCTGGTCCCAGCCCGCTCGTTTCCGGTGCCAGGCGAGCACGATCCGCATACGCACCGGGGCGTCCTCGAGCGGCCGGATGACAACACCGGGAGTCTCCGGCGCGGTCGGCTCGACCAGTTGCACCGCGCGCCCGGCAGCGATCAGCTGACGCCCACCGCCGAGCGGGAACGTGTAGCGGACGCGGGGCGTGAAGCCCGCGCGGGCGGCGGCCGCGCGCAGGGACGCGAGAGACCCGTCCTCCGGGCCGGGCGGCCCGATCCAGTCCTCGTCGGCGAGGTCGGTCAGCGCGATCTCCGCACCAGTGGCCAGCGGGTGGTCGGCGGCCTCGGCGACGAAGACCGGCACCCACGGCAGCAGCACGCGGTGCGCGAGGTGCTTGGCGAGGGTGATCTCGTGGTCATCGGACATCGCGATGATGGCGATGTCGAGGTGCGCCCGGGCCAGGGCGTCGGCCAGGTCTCGCGACGCCGCGGGGCACCGACAATCGCGCGAGGCCATCGGCCGGGCCTATACCCGGCCGCACGATCGGGTGGTTCCCCGGGCAGGTCCGGGCGCGAACAACATCATCCGGGTACGCAGTAACGGTACGAACACAACCGAACCCGAGGAGTAACCCTCCATGCGTACCGTGCTCGCAGGCATAGCCCTGGCCAGCCTTGCACTGGGAGGTGGCACCGCCGCGGCGACGGCGGCGGGCGCGCCCGAGGAACCGCGAGCCGCTGTCGCTGATCCAGGCGCGGCGCTAACGCTGACGACGCAGTGGCTCAGTGATGGCCAGACGAAGGCGGCCATCCTCAACTGCGACCCGACAGACGGCAGCACGCACGCGGACCCACAGGCCGCGTGCGACGCCCTTAAGGCCGTCAACGCCGACTTCGACGCGCTTCAGGACACCTCTAGGCCGTGCCCGTACAACTACGACCCGGTCGTCGTCACGGTCAAGGGCGAGTGGTACGGCGACTACGTCTACTTCTCGCGCGAGTACTCGAACCAGTGCGTCGCGATTGTGAGCAGTAACGACGTCTTCGGCTTCTAGGCCTGTCCGGTCGAACCGCCCACGGTGGCGTCGCCGGTGTTCTCCTCCGGTTTGGGCTCCGGCGGCACCACCCCGGCGAACTCCTTGCCCGCGTCGTTCATGCGCAGCACGAACGGGCGGGTCTCGGTGTAGCGGATGACGCTGACCGACGCGGGGTCCACCACGATGCGCTGGAACGTGTCCAGGTGCTGGCCCAGCGCGTCGGACAGGATGGACTTGATGACGTCGCCGTGGCTGCACAGCAGCCACACCGCGCGGTCGCCGTACTTGGCGGTGATCCGCGCGTCGTGCGCACGCACCGCCTTCACCGCCCGCGCCTGGACGTCGGCCAAGCCCTCGCCGTCGGGGAACACCGCGGCGGACGGGTGCTGTTGCACGACCTTCCACAGCGGTTCGCCGAGCAGGTCCTTGATGGCCTTGCCGGTCCACGAGCCGTAGTCGACCTCGAGGAACGCGTCGTCGACGACGGGGTCGAGGTCGCGCGCGGCGGCCAGGGCGGAGACGGTCTGCTCGCAGCGCGGCAGCGGGGAGCGCACGATGTCGTGCAGGGTCACCTCGGCGAGCCGGTCGACCAGGTCGGCGGCTTGCCGTTGGCCGGTCGGGTCGAGGGTGACTCCCTCGCTGCGGCCCGCGAGCACACCGGAGCCGTTGGCGGTGGAACGGGCATGGCGGAGGAGGACGAGTGTTGCCACGGCCGAACAGCCTAAGCGGTCGCGATCACGTGGGTGTGACGACCCCGGTCACCAGCAGTCCACACAAGAGCGCGCCGACGGCGATCCGGTACCAGACGAACACCATGAAGTTGTTCTTGGACACGTAGCGCAGCAGCCAGGCGACGCAGGCGTAGCCGACCGCGAAGGACACCACTGTGGCCACGATCGTCTGGGGCACGCTGGCTTGAACGCCTGGTCCACCCCGGTCGAGGACGTCGGGGATGCTGAAGATGCCCGCGCCGAACACCGACGGGATGGCCAGCAGGAACGAGTACCGGGTGGCCGCTTCGCGCTTGAGGCCGAGGAACATGCCCGCGGTGAGCGTCCCACCCGAACGGGAGACGCCGGGGACCAGGGCCATGGCCTGGGCGAAGCCCATCACGATGCTGTCGCGCATGGTCAGCTTGTCGCGGGCCTGCTTGCCCACCTCGTCGGCGATGGCCAGGAACACCGCGAACACCATCAGCACGATGGCGGTGATCCACAGGTTGCGCAGGCCGGAGCGGATGGCGTCCTTGAACACCACGCCCAGGATGGCGATCGGCGCCGAACCGATGATCACGTACCAGGCCAGCTTGTAGTCCGGGTCGGTCCGCCCGGCGGCGGAGAACAGGCCGACGAACCAGGCGCGCAGCAGCCGCCAGATGTCCTTGGCGAAGTAGATGATCACCGCGGTCTCGGTGCCGAGCTGGATGACCGCGGTGAACGAGGCGCCCGCGTCCCCGCCGAACCACAGCTCGGAGACGATCCGGATGTGCGCCGACGAGGAGATCGGGAGGAACTCGGTCAGGCCCTGGACGATGCCGAGGACGATTGCTTGCAACCAGGTCAACTGCCGACTCCCGCGAGATCCAGAGCTTCCACGGCGACCCGCAGGGCCGCCTTGCTGCGCTCCAGATCTTGCAGGATCGGCGAAACGGTGAGGGTGGTGACCCCCGACTCGGCCAGTTCGCGCATCTTGTCCGCGATGCGCTCCTTGGGGCCGAGCAGCGAGGTCGAGTCGAGGAAGCCCAGCGGTACGGCCGCCGCGGCGCCCGCGTAGTCCTTGGCGAGGTAGCGGTCCTGGCACTCGGCGGCTTCGGCTTCGTAGCCCATGCGGCAGGCGAGGTTGTTGTAGAAGTTCTGCTCGCGACTGCCCATGCCCCCTACATAGAGGGCGGCGTAGGGGCGGACGGTGTCTGCGGCCTTACGCCAGTCGTCATCGACCACTAGGGGGCTGGTGGGGACTACATCGAAGCCTTCGAGGGTCTTACCCGCCTTCTCGCGGCCCTTGGCGATCAGGTCGAGCGACTCGCGACCGTGTTCGGGCGAATAGAAGATGGCGAGCCAGCCGTCGGCGATCTCGCCTGTGAGCTCGAGGTTCTTGGGGCCGATAGAGGCCAGGTAGATCGGGATGTGCTCGCGGACCGGGTGGACCGTGAGCTTAAGAGCCTTGCCGGGGCCGTCGGGCAGCGGTTGGACGAAGTGCTTGCCCTGGTAGTCGACGCGTTCACGGCGTAGTGCGGTGCGGACGATGTCGACGTACTCGCGCGTGCGGCCTAGAGGCTTGTCGAACTTGACCCCGTACCAGCCCTCGGAGACCTGCGGACCGGACACGCCGAGGCCGAGGCGGAAGCGGCCGCCGGAGAGGGTGTCGAGGGTCGCGGCGGTCATCGCGGCCATGGTGGGGCGGCGGGCCGGGATCTGCAGGATGGCGCTGCCGACGTCGATCTGGGTGGTCTGCGCGGCGACCCAGGCCAGCACGCTGGGGGCGTCGGAACCGTAGGCCTCGGCGACCCAGGCCACCGAGTAGCCCAGCCGGTCGGCCTCGCGCGCCAACTCCAGGTTGGCCGCGTCGTTGCCCGCACCCCAGTAGCCCATGTTCAGTCCGAGTCGCATGTTCGGCAGGTTACTCACCGGTAAGGCCGGTTGGCCAGTGGGCCTCCGGTGGCGCGAGCGGGGTGGCGGCCTAGGCTCGGTGATCGTGGAGCAACGACACCTCGGGCGCAGCGGGCTGCGGGTTTCCCGGTTGGGCCTGGGCACGCTGACCTGGGGCGGGGACACCGACGCCGACGAGGCGGCGGCCCAGTTGGCCGCGTTCACCGAGGCGGGCGGCACCCTGGTCGACACCGCGGACATCTACGCCGACGGGGAGGCCGAGCGGCTGCTGGGGTCGTTGCTGGGTGATCTGGTGCCGCGCGAGCGGGTGGTCCTGGCGACCAAGGCGGTCGCGCGGCGGCACGACGGGCCGTTCGGCGGGGGCGCGTCGAGGGGTGCGCTGCTGACGGCGCTGGAGGGGTCGCTCCGGCGGCTGCGCACCGATCACGTGGACCTGTGGCAGTTGCACGCGTGGGACGAGGCGGTGCCGCTGGAGGAGACCCTCGCGGCGGTCGACAGCGCGGTACGGGCGGGCAAGGTCCGGTACGCGGGGGTGTCGAACTACTCCGGCTGGCAGACCGCGACCGCGGCGTCCCGCCAGGCGTCGACGGGTCTGCCATTGGTGAGCACGCAAGTGGAGTACTCGCTGCTCGAGCGCGGGGTGGAGCGGGAGGTCGTCCCGGCGTGCCTGCACCACGGGCTGGGCGTGCTGCCGTGGGCGCCGCTGGGGCGTGGTGTGCTGACCGGCAAATACCGCACGAGCACGCCCGCGGACTCCCGGGGCGCGTCGCCGGTGTTCGCGCGGTACGTGGAGAGACATCGCACGGAACGGGCCGGGCGGATCGTGCAGGCGGTGGCGACCGCGGCGGACGGGCTGGGCACGTCGCCGTTGGCCGTGGCGTTGGCCTGGGTGCGGGACCGTCCGGGTGTTGTGGCACCGGTGGTGGGGGCTCGCGACACGACCCAGTTGAAGGGGTCGCTGGTCGCGGAGGAGTTGACGCTGCCCGCGGCGATCCGGTCGGCGCTCGACGACGTCAGCGCGGTGGAGTTCGGGTACCCGGAGCGGCGTCTGCACTAGGGCCGTAGTCGTCTTCGGTTTCGTCGTCGACGAGTCCGAAGTAGTCGCGCACGTCCGATCGGTACATCAGGTGTCCGGCGGCCAGGACGATCAGCGTCGACAAGACCAGCGCGGTCACACCCAGGACACCGTCCGCGACGCCCAGCATGAGCAACAGGGCGAGACCGGCGACCAGCAACGAGGCGACCCGGGCCCAGTCGCGGCCGCCGCGGATGCACAGCGCGAAGGCGACGGCCAGGCAGATCGGCAGCAGCGCCAGGGACACGTCGTGGTCGGTGCTGGCGGTGACGACGGCCAGGTGCGCGGCGGTCAGGGCGACGTTGAGCAGCAGCAGGACGCTCGCCGCGCGGACCGGCGCGGGCGGGTCGTTGGGCTCGACATCGCCGAATATCGGCAGGTGAGTGGGGTCGATCGCCATTGCTGCCTCCCTGCACTCGTGCCTGCTCCGTCGGCCGACCCACACCGGGTGTTACAAGTTGGTTTCGACATCACTCGCCCGGGGTAACAAGTTGCCGAATCCGGTGAACATGACCTGCTTGTTTCGTAGTGCAGCGAACGCTGTCCATGGCGATAGTATCCATGTACTGTAGCTGGCGTGAGCGAGACGAGCACCCCGGTGTCCGGCCTGGTCTGGCGGCTGTCGACCCGCTGGCGGGCGGCGATCGACAGGGCCGTGACGCCCTTCGGCGTGACCCACGCCCAGTACTCGGTCCTCGCGCCGCTGTCGACCCTGCAGCGGGCAGGCACCCGACCGAGCCAACGGCAACTGGCCGACTTCACCGGCCTTGAGCCGCTCTACGTGTCCAAGCTGGTCCGCTCCCTGGAGCAGGCCGGTCTGCTGACACGAACCCCAGACCCGGCTGATAGCCGGGCGATGCTGCTGTCACTCACCGATCACGGCAGCGAGGTCGCCGCACGGGCCACTACGGCCGTGCGGGCGCTCCAGGATGAGTTCACCGCGCCACTAGGCGGAGTCGACAGCGCACGCACCCAAGCCCTCATCGACGCACTACGCACATTGCTGGAGGACACATGAGCCACCCGTTCAACGGACTTGTCATCGGCCAGGCGGGTCGAGCCACCCGGGCCCTGCTAGACCGCTTACTCCAAGAGGCCAACACGGACTTCCCAACCTGGGTCGCCCTGGTCCTGCTCTCCGACACCGACATCCCCGAAGACGAACTCACCGACCGGCTCGCGACGCGCCTTAAGGTCGACCGAGCCGACGCAGCGCTAACCGTGACCGGGCTGGCCGAAGAGGGCCTAACAACCCCCGGCGCGACCTTGACCGAACAGGGCCGCGCCCGGTTCCAGCACATCAGCGACGGTGTCGACTCCATCGCTGCGCGCCTCTATGGCGACCTGAACGCGGACGAGAAGGACACCGCCGGGCGCGTACTGGCCCTGGTAACAGCCCGCGCGGAGGCGGAACTGGCCGCCTGAGGTCCGGTGGGCGGACACACCCCACCGGACGTGGCCTTCGTGTCCTCGTTGCGGGATGCTGGTGGGAACGCCTTGTCCCCACCGTCCGGAGGTCTGCTTGCCCCGCCTGGTCGTCCTGGTCGCTTCCACAACCCTGTGCGCCGCGTTCGTCGCGGGCTGCTCATCGGGTGACCAGCCTAGGGACGAGCTGATGGTCACCGACAACCCGGTGGCCGCCACCCCCGCCGTCTCCCCCGCGGCAGGCGCCACCCCGCCCGGCACCGTCCTGCCGCTGTCCGCGCAGGTCACCGCCGTGGCCACCGACCAGTCGACCCGCACCCTGGCCGTCGCCGCGGGCACCGACCTGCGCCTCTACGACCTCGACGCGCTCGACAAGGCCCCGCGCTCGCTCACCCTGCCCGGCACCGCCGACTCGCTGACCACCGCCGGTGACGGCGCGCTGCTGGTGACGGTGCCGGGCAAGGTCGTCCGCGTCGCGCTGCCCGGCGGCACCCTGGCCGAGTCCCCCGTGGACGGCTCCCCCGCAGCCGCGGCCGACTACCAGGGCGACACCCTCGTCGCCGTCCGCGACCGCAAGCAGGTCACCGTCCTGGGCGACGGCCAGGTGCGGCGGGTCATCACCGGCAGCCTGCTCAGCGCCGACCAGGTGTTCAGCACCGGCCAGGACGCCGTCGTCCTCGACCGCCTGCGTAACGCCGTCTTCCAGCTCAACGTCACCCAGGGCACCGTCGGCGAGGGCCTGCGCGCGGGCCAGGGCTCCACCAACGGCGTCACCGACCGCTGGGGCCGCGTCCTGGTCACCGACACCCGCGGCGGCGCCCTGCTGGCCTTCTCGATCAACCCCCTGCTGATGCGCCAGCGCTACCCCGTCCCCGGTTCCCCCTACGGCATCGCCTACGACACCAAGCGCGACCTGGCGTGGGTGACCCTCACCGAGACCAACGAGGTCGTCGCCTACCAGGTCGGCGGCGAGGAGCCCGTCGAACGACACCGTTTCCCCACGGTGGCTCAACCCAACTCGGTCACGGTCGATCCAGCGACCGGACGCGTGGTCGTCGCGTCCGCCAACGGAGGAGGTATCCAGGTGGTACAACCATGACAGAAGACGACTGGGAATACCTCCCCCTCCGCCTACCCCCCGGCGTCTCCCGCCTCACCGCGGCCACCCAACTCGCCATCCAGGCCGAGTTCAACGGCTGGGAACTCTCCCGAGTCCGCCTCTACGCCGACGGCACCCGCAAAGTCCTCCTCCGCCGCAAGATCCGCCGAGCTGGTGTACCCAGGGTCGCGATCTGAGCCGGACGGCCAACGCGGCACCGCCAGCCAGCCTCCGTGTACCCCCGCCTGCTCAACGTCGCTATCCAGCCGGTGGCGGCCAGATAGCGTAACGGGTCAGTCGCACACCGCGAGGGATCGATTACCAGGTGCCACGTAGGCATTCGGGAATCCCTTGGAGGAAGCGCGTGACCCAGTCCGTCGACCAGCAGATCGTCCGAGCATTCGCGCTGGAGATCATCACCCGGGTGGCGCCAGCCGAGCAGCACACCTTCGGCCCGCAAAGCGACGCCTACTTCGCCGACCCCCAGCGCGCACTCGCCGGCAAGGAACCCACCCGCGGCGACCGACTGGGCAGCGGCCTCACCGACTTTCTCGACACC
It includes:
- a CDS encoding GH92 family glycosyl hydrolase, which translates into the protein MHGFRTSFEAADPVPTWTDTAELGATAAVVLRTRVGPGPTTAPAAKPGVGFTGLRALRYEGEAPSPGEAVNRLFWSDQEVTEGDELSYVVFPDFDQHYLATYVSLDLVFTDGTRLSELGAVDQLGYPITARAQGESNALFPDQWNHRAISLDRAKNKTIARVLLAVDIPQGPASFGGWIDDLAIGPARARETSPVERIVTTRGTHSTGSFSRGNTIPATAVPHGFNFWIPVTNAAVTNWSYEYHRGNTATNRPALQAIGLSHMPSPWMGDRHTFHFMPTTGTSVGRRARALTFDHTREHAHPYHYAIDFDHGVRAEVAPADHAAVLRFSYPPGPAHLVLDNVGLGGRVDVEGDTITGYTDVRSGLSVGAGRMYIHARVDQPIARADHRWRGLARQRTMLLRFAEGTRQVTMRVATSLISPEQARRNLDERDFDEVRDDAKARWAAITDRIEVEGATDDQLTTLYSCLYRLFLYPNSGFEPTESGPRYASPVTPPSVKDGKVYVNNGFWDTYRTCWPAYALLDPARCRELVDGFVQQYRDGGWVSRWSSPGYANLMTGTSSDVAFADAHLKGVPGLQEAYDAALRNATVVAPDESVGRKGLDRSQFLHYTPIGVNEGMSWALEGCVNDFGIANMAKALGDAANHAYFLDRARHYVHHFDPAVGFFQGRDKTWRWPAGKYDPRVWGYDYTETNGWTAAFAVPHDPIGLAALHGGPAALADLLDEYFATPETAAFPGSYGRAIHEMTEARDVRLGQYGHSNQPAHHIPYLYTQLGRPWRTQEIVRDVLARLYQGSEIGQGYCGDEDNGEMSAWYLFSALGLYPLRVGSPHYAIGSPLFSRAVVHLDGGDLEVIAQGNSHDNVYVQKLLVNGEPHDHAWIEHDVIAAGARLEFTMGPTPSLWGAERLPESLGTGIPLRDLTAGMPGPLFDDTARTETTVDAPVTVAAAGRVVLYTLTSASSGPDPTGWVLQGSQDGREWRDLDRQVEQVFRWRLQTRPFQVTTPEHHRHYRLVLDGPTRLAQIQLLADHEEDPGTS
- a CDS encoding ATP-binding cassette domain-containing protein, with translation MLGVEAVSKRYGGGNWVLREVDLTVEPGAVVAVVGGNGSGKSTLLRLMVGVSRPTLGQVTGRPDVVGYVPERFPPNERLSALAYLGHLGRIRGMTGAAASERAEELLERLDLQGGFDSQLRTLSKGNAQKVALAQALMVQPGLLVLDEPWSGLDVDAHGVLATIIAEVAAAGGAVVFTDHRESVTRANATRIHRIHDGRIAAATAPERAIVEVALSRPDSEAEDPGWEDLDGVVTAVTHQGQLFVRVDRTHSDALLTVALRHGWSIDSLTPEKAAS
- a CDS encoding LysR substrate-binding domain-containing protein; the protein is MASRDCRCPAASRDLADALARAHLDIAIIAMSDDHEITLAKHLAHRVLLPWVPVFVAEAADHPLATGAEIALTDLADEDWIGPPGPEDGSLASLRAAAARAGFTPRVRYTFPLGGGRQLIAAGRAVQLVEPTAPETPGVVIRPLEDAPVRMRIVLAWHRKRAGWDQVDAVYQETTNAYLRHAAESPAFSQWLRSHDDVPLPTALGAFS
- a CDS encoding SSI family serine proteinase inhibitor, whose product is MRTVLAGIALASLALGGGTAAATAAGAPEEPRAAVADPGAALTLTTQWLSDGQTKAAILNCDPTDGSTHADPQAACDALKAVNADFDALQDTSRPCPYNYDPVVVTVKGEWYGDYVYFSREYSNQCVAIVSSNDVFGF
- a CDS encoding histidine phosphatase family protein, which encodes MATLVLLRHARSTANGSGVLAGRSEGVTLDPTGQRQAADLVDRLAEVTLHDIVRSPLPRCEQTVSALAAARDLDPVVDDAFLEVDYGSWTGKAIKDLLGEPLWKVVQQHPSAAVFPDGEGLADVQARAVKAVRAHDARITAKYGDRAVWLLCSHGDVIKSILSDALGQHLDTFQRIVVDPASVSVIRYTETRPFVLRMNDAGKEFAGVVPPEPKPEENTGDATVGGSTGQA
- a CDS encoding undecaprenyl-diphosphate phosphatase, coding for MTWLQAIVLGIVQGLTEFLPISSSAHIRIVSELWFGGDAGASFTAVIQLGTETAVIIYFAKDIWRLLRAWFVGLFSAAGRTDPDYKLAWYVIIGSAPIAILGVVFKDAIRSGLRNLWITAIVLMVFAVFLAIADEVGKQARDKLTMRDSIVMGFAQAMALVPGVSRSGGTLTAGMFLGLKREAATRYSFLLAIPSVFGAGIFSIPDVLDRGGPGVQASVPQTIVATVVSFAVGYACVAWLLRYVSKNNFMVFVWYRIAVGALLCGLLVTGVVTPT
- a CDS encoding LLM class F420-dependent oxidoreductase codes for the protein MRLGLNMGYWGAGNDAANLELAREADRLGYSVAWVAEAYGSDAPSVLAWVAAQTTQIDVGSAILQIPARRPTMAAMTAATLDTLSGGRFRLGLGVSGPQVSEGWYGVKFDKPLGRTREYVDIVRTALRRERVDYQGKHFVQPLPDGPGKALKLTVHPVREHIPIYLASIGPKNLELTGEIADGWLAIFYSPEHGRESLDLIAKGREKAGKTLEGFDVVPTSPLVVDDDWRKAADTVRPYAALYVGGMGSREQNFYNNLACRMGYEAEAAECQDRYLAKDYAGAAAAVPLGFLDSTSLLGPKERIADKMRELAESGVTTLTVSPILQDLERSKAALRVAVEALDLAGVGS